In Candidatus Desulfatibia profunda, the genomic window TCATACCCTTGAGGTCTTCCAGTTTTCTGACCGGTTTTTTGGTGTGCAACAGTCCCGGGCCGTGGGCGTGAAGGTAAAGCACTTTTACATCCTGAAGCTCTTTGGGGTTGTAAGTTAAGGCAAATTCATCAGCCACCCGACTGGCCACCATTCCGTTGGAATAGCCCATGGGCAGGTCAACAGCGGCCATAACCGGGAAGCGTCCACGTGTGTAGGCAAACAGGCTGAATCCCAAATCTGAAATTCCCTCAACAACACCGCTGTAACACTGAGGCGCTTTTGTGAGGGTCCCGCCTGGAAAAACGGTGATCTGAACCCTCCCACCGGTTCGTTTTTCAATCTCTTTGGCCCATTCCATGGCAGCTTGCGTCTGCCCGTGGGTAGGTGGGAAAAAGATACTATAGGTCAGCTTGATTGGAGCCGCTTCAGCGCTAAAGGCGCCCGTTGATGTGAAAGCCACACCTGCGGCCACAATCAGAAAAACTAAAAAGATGTTTTTTTTCATAGAGGCAGTCTCCTTGCTTGAATATTGGAATTAGAACCTATCCAGTGAAATAGTTAAGGCCATATCAGAACTATCCTCAAACCAAAAGCAGTGTTACAGCCGATTTTCACCCCCTCCCTTAAATCATTTAATGTATCCGGAATTCCAAGATTGATATAACAAAATGAATGATATGACAATAAAAAATTGAGATCCTTTTCTTGACAATAAAACCTTAATGGTCTAAACAAAAATGGTTTTTATGATCATGGGAGTCGAATAAGATTTTGTTATAATCCACAACCATTTATGAAAGGAGATTGAAGATGGCTGCAAAAATCATCAAGGGGACCGAAATCCGGGACCAAATCCTGAAAGAGCTTAAAGTCGAAGTTGATGAAATCAAAGCAAAACATGGTGTCGTTCCCGGCCTTGTAACCATTCTGGTCGGTTCAGACCCGGCGTCCATTTCCTATGTCACCGCGAAAATCAAAACCGCCCAAGATCTGGGTTTCCATGAGATCCAGGACAGTCAGTCGCCGGATCTTTCCGAGAAGGCTCTGTTGGCTCTTGTTGACAAATACAACAAGGACGATTCCATTCACGGCATCCTGGTCCAGTTGCCCTTGCCCAAACATATTGACGATAAAAAAGTATTGAACGCCATCGATCCTGACAAGGATGTGGATGGATTTCACCCTGTCAATGTGGGACGCCTGATGATCGGCGGTGCTGAGGTCAAGTTTCCTCCCTGTACGCCGGCAGGCATTCAGGAACTGATCGTTCGTTCCGGTTTTGAGACCAGCGGGGCCGAGGTT contains:
- a CDS encoding TRAP transporter substrate-binding protein; translated protein: MKKNIFLVFLIVAAGVAFTSTGAFSAEAAPIKLTYSIFFPPTHGQTQAAMEWAKEIEKRTGGRVQITVFPGGTLTKAPQCYSGVVEGISDLGFSLFAYTRGRFPVMAAVDLPMGYSNGMVASRVADEFALTYNPKELQDVKVLYLHAHGPGLLHTKKPVRKLEDLKGMKIRATGLSAKVVEALGAVPVAMDQGGTYEALQKGVVEGTFGPMEVLKGWKQAEVIKYTTECYGVGYTTTFFVVMNLDKWNALPDDVKKVFEEVSEKYVDVHGKIWDSTDIEGRKYTQSLGNEIISISDEENAKWRKAVEPVIDDYIKNTPDGKMYVDKIKELMKKHSK
- the folD gene encoding bifunctional methylenetetrahydrofolate dehydrogenase/methenyltetrahydrofolate cyclohydrolase FolD codes for the protein MAAKIIKGTEIRDQILKELKVEVDEIKAKHGVVPGLVTILVGSDPASISYVTAKIKTAQDLGFHEIQDSQSPDLSEKALLALVDKYNKDDSIHGILVQLPLPKHIDDKKVLNAIDPDKDVDGFHPVNVGRLMIGGAEVKFPPCTPAGIQELIVRSGFETSGAEVVVVGRSNIVGKPIANMMLQKGPGANSTVTVVHTRTKDLAAHCKRADILIVAAGVPGLVKPEWIKPGACVIDVGVNRIGEKISEKTGKKIAILSGDVDFDAAKEIAGAITPVPGGVGPMTITMLMKNTLKSLKLHLGIA